The Saprospiraceae bacterium genome includes a window with the following:
- a CDS encoding DUF4105 domain-containing protein, which produces MKFIRSILFSFCVIVLLPISDLIGQDDVTISLLTCAPGKDIYSIYGHNGIRIHNQSSGSDMVYNYGTFDFKEKGFMIKFMRGKLPYTISVAPYDRFLYEYNYFNRSVREQVLHLDSTEKQKIVQFIDWNMLEENKTYKYDFFRDNCATRVRDILDNHISGLLWNTDLSSAKTFRQIIKEYQKDMPWTDFGIDLIIGAPADKVTTLSEETFIPDYLAKAVGNARKKALNTSLQQTENQVLTFETTSVSNYFLLSPWFVFGMLLLIEIIIFYWFASGKEMGWVSIFDRFWIWTIILSALLMVIMWFATDHIPTKYNYNLLWCSPLVPVFYFLRERRTKFKWILWTLLILLGISILNSIPGLMFLPQYFHPLVILISTILVLKVVRWYKEKV; this is translated from the coding sequence ATGAAATTCATCAGAAGTATCTTATTTTCATTTTGCGTCATAGTTTTATTACCTATCTCAGACTTAATTGGTCAGGATGATGTAACCATTTCTCTTCTTACATGTGCTCCGGGCAAAGATATTTATTCCATTTACGGTCATAACGGTATCAGAATACATAATCAATCATCGGGATCTGATATGGTATATAATTATGGTACATTTGACTTCAAAGAGAAGGGATTTATGATAAAGTTTATGCGAGGTAAACTTCCATATACTATCAGTGTGGCTCCATACGACAGATTTTTGTATGAATACAACTATTTTAATAGGAGTGTCAGAGAGCAGGTGTTGCACTTGGATTCAACAGAGAAGCAGAAAATTGTGCAGTTTATTGATTGGAACATGCTGGAAGAAAACAAAACCTATAAGTATGATTTTTTTAGGGACAACTGTGCCACCAGAGTCAGAGATATTTTGGACAACCATATCTCCGGTTTGCTATGGAATACTGACTTATCATCGGCAAAAACTTTCCGTCAGATCATAAAGGAGTATCAAAAGGATATGCCTTGGACAGATTTTGGCATCGACCTCATCATAGGTGCACCTGCAGACAAAGTCACTACACTCAGCGAAGAAACATTTATTCCGGACTATCTTGCCAAAGCTGTAGGGAATGCACGAAAAAAAGCTTTAAACACATCACTGCAGCAGACAGAAAATCAAGTACTTACATTTGAAACAACGTCAGTAAGTAACTATTTTTTACTTTCGCCATGGTTTGTATTTGGCATGCTTTTGTTGATTGAAATAATTATTTTTTATTGGTTTGCATCAGGAAAAGAAATGGGTTGGGTGAGCATATTTGACCGTTTTTGGATTTGGACAATTATACTCAGTGCACTGTTGATGGTGATCATGTGGTTTGCGACAGATCATATCCCGACCAAATACAATTACAATCTGCTTTGGTGCAGTCCGTTGGTGCCGGTTTTTTATTTTTTGAGAGAAAGGAGAACAAAATTTAAATGGATACTATGGACTTTATTGATTCTTTTAGGAATAAGTATTTTAAACTCTATTCCGGGTCTGATGTTTTTACCACAATACTTTCATCCATTGGTCATCTTGATTTCCACTATTTTGGTGCTTAAAGTGGTCAGGTGGTATAAGGAGAAAGTATGA
- the rsmG gene encoding 16S rRNA (guanine(527)-N(7))-methyltransferase RsmG produces the protein MSCNVISKYFPLLSQDQIGQLAALEGLYREWNEKINVISRKDIDNLYVHHVLHSLAIAKFINFKDGTKIIDLGTGGGFPGIPLAIFFPECQFLLVDSINKKLIVIEEVVRTIGLTNVETRHSRVEDIKEKCEFVVTRAVAKIDLLLPWARKVLGKTHKNTYPNGLIALKGDLKSELELISKHEYKEIAPLNKYFQEPYFEEKFLLYIQG, from the coding sequence ATGAGTTGTAATGTTATTTCAAAATATTTTCCTCTATTGAGTCAAGATCAGATAGGTCAATTAGCCGCTTTGGAAGGTTTGTACAGGGAATGGAATGAAAAAATAAATGTTATTTCACGTAAAGACATTGACAATTTGTATGTACATCATGTTTTGCATTCGTTAGCCATCGCAAAGTTCATCAACTTTAAGGATGGAACTAAAATCATTGACCTTGGTACGGGTGGTGGGTTTCCTGGTATTCCTTTGGCAATTTTTTTTCCGGAATGTCAGTTTTTGCTTGTGGACAGCATTAATAAAAAATTGATTGTAATTGAAGAAGTAGTCCGCACTATCGGGCTTACAAATGTAGAAACCCGTCATTCCAGAGTAGAAGACATCAAAGAAAAATGCGAATTTGTGGTAACCCGGGCAGTGGCGAAAATCGATTTACTGCTGCCGTGGGCAAGAAAAGTATTGGGAAAAACACATAAAAATACATATCCCAATGGCCTAATTGCTTTGAAAGGAGATTTAAAAAGTGAATTGGAACTGATTTCCAAACACGAATATAAGGAAATTGCCCCACTTAATAAATATTTTCAGGAACCCTATTTTGAAGAAAAATTTCTCCTGTACATTCAGGGTTAA
- a CDS encoding sulfite exporter TauE/SafE family protein, whose product MTSYLIISLTAFLAAVLTFFSGFGLGTLLAPVMMLFFPAEVAIAMTGIVHLINNILKLFLTGRDANKSVVITFGVPAILASFVGAWILLQISEMPVFFSYQIWGRDMNVYPVKFIIAILLMIFALIEIIPYFEKLQFSQKWMPFGGILSGFFGGLSGTQGALRSAFLIRAGLSKAAFIGTTAFVSTMVDITRLGVYSRGMISHIEMSNVYILLAAICSAAAGAVFGNQLLKKVTINFVKNTVAILLLVIAFGLASGIL is encoded by the coding sequence ATGACCAGTTACCTCATTATTTCCCTGACAGCATTTTTAGCTGCGGTACTTACATTTTTTTCAGGCTTTGGACTTGGTACTTTACTGGCACCTGTGATGATGTTGTTTTTTCCGGCAGAGGTAGCTATCGCAATGACAGGAATAGTTCACCTGATCAACAATATACTGAAATTGTTTTTAACAGGAAGAGATGCGAATAAAAGCGTAGTCATTACATTTGGGGTACCTGCAATTCTGGCATCTTTTGTCGGAGCATGGATTTTATTACAGATATCCGAAATGCCGGTTTTTTTCTCTTATCAGATTTGGGGACGTGATATGAATGTATATCCTGTCAAGTTTATCATCGCCATACTTCTGATGATTTTTGCTTTAATCGAGATCATTCCCTATTTTGAAAAACTGCAATTCAGTCAAAAATGGATGCCTTTTGGCGGGATTTTGAGTGGTTTTTTTGGAGGGCTATCAGGTACCCAAGGCGCGCTGAGAAGTGCTTTCCTGATAAGGGCTGGATTGTCCAAAGCCGCTTTTATTGGCACTACAGCTTTTGTATCCACCATGGTGGACATCACCAGACTTGGTGTGTATTCGAGAGGCATGATAAGTCATATAGAGATGTCCAATGTATATATCTTATTGGCTGCTATTTGTTCGGCAGCAGCAGGCGCAGTCTTTGGCAATCAATTGTTGAAAAAGGTAACGATAAACTTCGTTAAAAATACTGTGGCCATACTTTTGTTGGTGATAGCCTTCGGGCTTGCTTCTGGTATTTTGTAA
- a CDS encoding TonB-dependent receptor: MSNRLYYILIFTAIVASMTAQNSVIFGIIRDIDSNQGIDFVTVYIDGTTNVTESDNNGQYKITTDPNKKVILKFSRLGYTDLTVNVESMQPGQKRNINVKMVPKASDLEIVVRAGKIEDVGMVREEVTELKILPTASGNFESILPHIALGVSSGAGGELTSQYNVRGGNYDENLIYVNDFEIFRPQLIRSGQQEGLSFPNIDLIRDLEFSSGGYEAKFGDKMSSVLDIRYKRPEEFRASVTASLLGASAHIEGSKRIGANAWNKLRYLIGARYKTNAYLLGSSTIKGEYVPSFTDIQAFVSYELNKEWQVALISNYNGSLYQFQPSSGKSKKGTIDFQLELNTLFEGQEKDNFQYGMGGLSFTYVPERNKNPLYMKFLASAYRASEEENFDILGFYRLSQIETALGDNTGQEIAVLGTGTQHTYTRNFLFNTIYNFEYKGGLELQKDGTNIKGTNHFVQWGLKFQGEQFDDKINEWERLDSAGYSLPYSSAEVLLSKVLKSENIIQNNRLQVFFQDSWTYRNDHSEFKITGGIRSTYRSISQELLFSPRMQIYYKPLSWSSDISFKLSGGIYNQAPLYRELRRPDGTINPNLKSQKSTHLVAGVSYDFTWEKVSNRPFRIISEVYYKSLWDMVSYELDNVRIRYAGENNSTGYIMGWDFRINGEFVPNAESWINLSFLTARESITGVNHLRYEIKDSVRVPVIVSDVPRPTDQFMTINMFFQDYLPKNENVKVNLNFSVGTGLPYGPRENNLEFRNFFRLKPYHRIDVGFSVQLWKAEWKNKKPRHPLRFSQNSWISLEAFNLLQITNQASVNWIKTLTNEEYALPNNLTGRRINLRMRVDF; the protein is encoded by the coding sequence ATGAGTAACAGATTATATTATATCCTGATATTTACGGCAATAGTTGCATCGATGACTGCCCAAAACAGTGTGATTTTTGGCATCATCAGAGACATAGATTCCAACCAAGGTATCGATTTTGTCACTGTATATATCGATGGAACAACCAATGTAACAGAGTCCGACAATAATGGTCAGTATAAAATCACTACTGACCCGAATAAAAAAGTTATCCTAAAATTTTCAAGGTTAGGATATACAGATCTCACTGTCAATGTCGAATCCATGCAGCCCGGACAAAAAAGGAACATCAACGTCAAGATGGTACCAAAAGCATCTGACCTGGAGATCGTAGTACGTGCCGGAAAAATCGAGGACGTCGGTATGGTAAGAGAAGAAGTGACAGAACTCAAAATTTTGCCCACTGCCTCAGGAAACTTTGAAAGCATCCTGCCACACATCGCATTGGGGGTAAGCAGTGGCGCTGGTGGAGAGTTGACTTCACAGTACAATGTTCGAGGTGGCAACTACGACGAAAACCTGATATATGTCAATGATTTTGAAATATTCAGACCTCAATTGATCAGAAGTGGTCAGCAGGAAGGGCTCAGTTTTCCAAATATTGATCTTATCAGAGACCTTGAGTTTTCATCCGGTGGCTATGAAGCTAAATTTGGTGATAAGATGTCCTCCGTACTCGATATCAGATACAAAAGGCCGGAAGAATTCAGGGCAAGTGTTACGGCCAGCCTCTTAGGAGCATCTGCCCACATAGAAGGAAGCAAAAGGATCGGTGCCAATGCCTGGAATAAATTGAGATACCTCATAGGTGCCCGATATAAAACCAATGCATACCTATTAGGAAGTTCGACCATCAAAGGTGAATATGTGCCATCATTTACTGATATCCAGGCTTTTGTCAGCTACGAGCTCAACAAAGAATGGCAAGTAGCCCTTATATCCAATTATAATGGTAGCTTATACCAATTTCAGCCTTCCTCAGGCAAAAGTAAAAAAGGAACGATTGATTTCCAATTGGAGTTAAATACCCTTTTTGAAGGTCAGGAGAAGGACAACTTTCAGTATGGTATGGGCGGACTATCATTTACATATGTGCCGGAAAGAAATAAAAATCCCTTGTATATGAAGTTTTTAGCATCTGCTTACAGGGCATCTGAAGAAGAAAATTTTGATATACTCGGTTTTTATAGACTTTCTCAAATAGAAACCGCTCTCGGGGACAATACCGGACAGGAAATTGCCGTACTTGGCACCGGAACACAGCATACTTACACCAGAAATTTTCTGTTCAATACCATTTATAATTTTGAATACAAAGGAGGACTTGAATTACAAAAAGATGGTACCAACATCAAAGGAACAAATCATTTTGTCCAATGGGGATTAAAATTTCAGGGTGAACAATTTGACGACAAAATCAATGAATGGGAAAGGCTTGATTCAGCAGGTTACTCCCTTCCTTACTCTTCTGCTGAAGTATTGCTGTCAAAGGTACTAAAGTCAGAAAATATTATTCAAAACAATCGATTGCAGGTATTTTTTCAGGATAGCTGGACTTATCGCAATGACCACTCTGAGTTTAAAATCACAGGTGGAATCCGATCCACATACAGATCAATCAGCCAGGAGTTATTGTTTAGCCCCAGAATGCAGATTTATTACAAACCGCTATCCTGGAGCAGTGATATCTCCTTCAAACTGTCAGGTGGGATTTACAATCAGGCACCATTATACAGAGAACTTCGAAGACCCGACGGCACCATCAATCCCAATCTGAAATCACAAAAATCAACACATTTGGTGGCAGGAGTTTCTTATGATTTTACCTGGGAAAAGGTCAGCAACAGGCCCTTCAGAATTATCTCAGAAGTATATTACAAAAGTTTATGGGATATGGTATCCTACGAATTGGATAATGTAAGAATACGCTATGCTGGCGAAAACAACAGTACAGGATATATCATGGGCTGGGATTTCAGGATCAATGGTGAATTTGTACCCAATGCAGAGTCATGGATCAATCTATCGTTCCTCACGGCACGCGAAAGTATCACAGGTGTCAACCATCTGAGATATGAAATAAAAGATAGTGTCAGAGTCCCCGTGATCGTTTCTGACGTGCCCAGGCCTACGGACCAGTTCATGACCATCAATATGTTTTTTCAGGACTATCTTCCGAAAAATGAAAATGTTAAGGTAAATCTCAACTTTTCGGTAGGTACAGGACTACCTTATGGTCCAAGGGAAAACAATCTTGAATTCAGAAATTTTTTCAGACTCAAACCCTATCACAGGATCGACGTAGGATTTTCAGTTCAGCTTTGGAAAGCTGAGTGGAAAAACAAAAAACCAAGGCACCCATTACGATTCTCTCAAAATAGCTGGATAAGTCTGGAGGCATTTAATCTTTTGCAAATCACCAATCAGGCATCTGTCAACTGGATTAAGACACTAACCAATGAAGAGTACGCTCTACCCAATAATCTCACGGGAAGAAGAATCAATCTGAGGATGCGGGTAGATTTTTAG
- a CDS encoding acyl-CoA carboxylase subunit beta → MNKLDIEYSRNEDAMLLAVSDVNRKLEKISLGGGIDRIKKQHEEGKLTARERIATLIDKDSIFFEIGAFAAYEMYQDHGGCPAAGVVAGLGKVEGRIVMIVANDATVKAGAWFPMSGKKNLRAQEIAMENRIPIIYLVDSAGVYLPMQDEIFPDKEHFGRIFRNNAKMSSMGIPQIAAIMGSCVAGGAYLPIMSDEALIVEGTGSIFLAGPYLVKAAIGEDVDQETLGGATTHCEVSGVTDYKMPDDKTCLATIRKLVSKIGASEKAGFDRIKALTPRKNVSDIAGIFPDNPAKPYDMLEIIKCIVDDSEITQYKEEYGKSIICGYARIDGWAVGIVANQRLIIKNAAGEMQIGGVIYSDSADKATRFIMNCNQKKIPLVFLHDVTGFMVGKRSEHGGIIKDGAKMVNAVANSTVPKFSVIVGNSYGAGNYAMCGKAYDPRLIVAWPTAKLAVMGGAQAARVLTQIQISTLKKQGKAPDPESEKALFDSMKDRYDSQTTPYYAAARLWVDAIIDPRKTRETISLGIETANHGIVEKFNPGVLQT, encoded by the coding sequence ATGAATAAATTAGATATTGAATACAGTAGAAATGAAGATGCTATGTTGCTGGCGGTGTCTGATGTCAATAGAAAACTTGAAAAGATATCACTTGGCGGAGGTATCGATAGGATCAAAAAACAGCATGAAGAAGGTAAATTAACTGCCCGTGAACGTATAGCAACATTAATTGATAAAGATAGTATTTTTTTTGAAATCGGGGCCTTTGCTGCATACGAAATGTATCAGGATCATGGTGGATGCCCCGCTGCGGGAGTAGTTGCGGGATTGGGAAAGGTTGAAGGCAGGATAGTCATGATAGTCGCCAATGACGCAACTGTAAAAGCCGGAGCATGGTTTCCTATGTCAGGTAAAAAAAATCTCAGGGCACAAGAGATAGCTATGGAAAACCGGATTCCCATTATATATTTAGTGGACAGTGCCGGGGTTTATCTTCCTATGCAGGACGAAATATTCCCGGATAAAGAACATTTTGGGAGGATTTTCAGAAATAATGCTAAAATGTCTTCTATGGGCATCCCTCAGATAGCAGCTATCATGGGCAGCTGTGTGGCAGGAGGGGCATATCTTCCCATTATGTCTGATGAAGCATTAATAGTAGAAGGTACAGGTTCTATATTTTTGGCTGGACCTTATTTGGTCAAGGCTGCGATAGGAGAGGACGTGGATCAGGAAACACTAGGTGGAGCAACCACACACTGTGAAGTTTCTGGGGTCACTGACTATAAAATGCCTGATGACAAAACCTGCCTTGCTACAATTCGAAAATTAGTTTCTAAAATCGGGGCATCAGAAAAAGCTGGATTTGACCGGATCAAGGCTTTAACTCCCCGGAAAAATGTGTCTGACATTGCCGGCATTTTCCCTGACAACCCTGCTAAGCCTTATGATATGCTTGAAATCATCAAATGTATAGTGGATGATTCGGAGATCACTCAATACAAAGAAGAGTATGGCAAATCTATTATTTGTGGATACGCACGTATAGATGGATGGGCAGTAGGTATTGTTGCCAATCAGCGGCTTATCATCAAAAATGCTGCAGGCGAAATGCAAATAGGAGGTGTCATCTATTCTGATTCTGCTGATAAAGCTACAAGGTTCATTATGAACTGCAATCAAAAAAAGATTCCTTTAGTATTTTTGCATGATGTGACTGGATTTATGGTTGGCAAAAGATCAGAGCATGGTGGTATCATCAAAGATGGTGCAAAAATGGTCAATGCAGTAGCTAATTCCACAGTACCAAAATTTTCTGTGATAGTTGGGAATTCATATGGTGCAGGAAATTATGCCATGTGCGGTAAGGCTTATGACCCAAGATTGATCGTTGCTTGGCCTACCGCAAAATTAGCGGTCATGGGTGGAGCTCAGGCTGCAAGAGTCCTGACCCAAATCCAGATTTCTACGTTAAAGAAACAAGGAAAAGCACCTGATCCGGAATCAGAAAAAGCATTATTTGACTCCATGAAAGACAGATACGATAGCCAGACTACTCCATATTACGCTGCTGCGAGACTTTGGGTAGATGCCATCATAGATCCGAGAAAAACCCGTGAAACTATATCTTTAGGAATAGAAACGGCCAATCATGGTATCGTGGAGAAATTTAATCCCGGAGTATTACAAACCTGA